The Canis lupus familiaris isolate Mischka breed German Shepherd chromosome 36, alternate assembly UU_Cfam_GSD_1.0, whole genome shotgun sequence genome segment ccaaagaaacaaacaatccaatcatgaaatgggtaaaagacatgaagagaaatttcacagaggaagacatagacgtggccaacatgcacatgagaaaatgctcagcatcacttgccatcagggaaatacaaatcaaaaccacaatgagataccattgtgagacaccagtgagaatgaggaaaattaacaaggcaggaaaccacaaatgttggagaggatgtggagaaaggggaaccctcttgcactgttggtgggaatgtgaactggtgcagccactctggaaaactgtgtggaggttcctcaaagagttaaaaatagacctgccctacgacccagcaattgcactgttggggatttaccccaaagattcagatgcaatgaaacgccgggacacctgcaccccgatgtttctagcagcaatggccacaatagccaaactggaaggagcctcggtgtccatcgaaagatgaacggataaagatgtggtttatgtatacaatggaatattcctcagccattagaaacaacaaatatccaccatttgcttcaacgtggatggaactggagggtattatgctcagtgaagtcagtcaataggagaaggacaaacattatatgttctcattcatttggggaatattaataatagtgaaagggaatataagggaagggagaagaaatgtgtgggaaatatcaaaaagggagacagaacatagagactcctaactctgggaaacgaactaggggtggtggaagggaaggagggcggggggtgggggtgaatgggtgacgggcactgagggggacacttgaggggatgagcactgggtgttatgctgtatgttggcaaagtgaacaccaataaaaaataaatttattataaaaaagaagaagaaagaaagaaagaaagaaagaaagaaagaaagaaagaaagaaagaaaagaaaagaaaagagataaatttcCATTAGAGACGTTCCTAAGGGCACAGTAGGTTCTCAGCACAGACAAGACTCTAGTGAAGTCATTGATATTTCCAAAAGATATTCCAAGTCACTCACGAATAACAAAAGCTTAAGGGAATTCAGTGAACACAACACTCTTGGAGCTGCCACTGCACACCTCGAGGCTGGTCACCTAGGAGTCTCTGACTCATCTTTTCTCCCCTCCTATTTGTGTGAACGTTTCCCACCTGCCCATTCATCTGAAGCCAAACCTGTGCATTTACTCAGAGCCCAACGATGCCCATGGGGCTGCTTTCGAGTTGGTGGAGCCCTTCTCAGAGAGTAACCAGAACTCCCATTCGGCCCCCCTGCCTCTtacccacccccccgccccgggcctggATCGGCCAGGTCAGCTCACCTGTGTTTTCCCTCGCCCTCCCTACACCTCCACAGCGCCTTCCAACCCGCGCCAGCATCTCTGACGAGGCGTCGGGCACTCTGAGACTCGGCAAGGCGACGCCGACGCCGGGCGAGCAGGAATGTTTGCCGAAGCGCGCAGTCGCTTAGCAACGCCGCCGGAAGTGACGGCAGCCGCCGCCGAGGAACGGCGAACGCGCCGCAGCGGGGCCGTCGGGCTGGGAAAGCGGGACTGCGCCTGCGCGGGAAGTCGTGCGCCGGCGCGCGTGTCGGGTGCCCCTCAGGGGCAGGCTCCGGAACGAGGTCGGAGGGCAGAGCCTGCGGGAGCGGCCCCGGGGCCAGGACGGCTGCCGACGCGTGGTCCGGGTCCGTGAGGAGCCCTGGGGGCCCGGCCCGGCGCTCCGGTCCTCGTCCACCGGGCTCCTCACGGGGGATGACCCCCAGCGAGGTGCCTGCGTCTACGTCCGGGGCGGACCCTGCAGGTGTGTGGGAGAGCGAGGCCTGACTCGGTGTGTGCGGCCCACGGACCTGCTCGCGGGGGGGAGCTGGAGGGCAGAGGCCCCCCTTCCGTGGAAACGCCGAGGTTAATGGACAGAGAAATCGGTTTTTAAATACTTTGGTTTCGAAACCATGATCCAGGCTAGATGaagcttatattaaaaaagaaaataaacaaacaaacaaaaaaacaaaaaaaaaaacttggatatTGTCCCAGAACATTCATGTTAGGACCCTTAAGACGTTTTAAATTGCTTTGTAAATGCAGTATAGTAAAATGAAGGTATTTGTGGGACAAGTCAGACCACTGAGAACACAAAAATCTGTTAAAAGTGGATGCAGTCTTGGTTTCAAAAGACCCCCCCCCTTTCTGACACATcgaagtacaatttttttttttttttttatcagttagTTGGCTAGGGCACCTACACATTAGGCACCAAACTAGAGTAGAGTCGCTCAAATGAAAGGAGGTAACGATTTTTAATCACTAAAGTTCTAACACATAGTTGTGCTAtttttcttcaggttttctatctgATGTTCCACCGTAATAATGCTGGTAAGTATGAAAGGActaacaaaatatttgttgacgTAAGTTAGCTTATGCACAttggtgaggtttttttttttttttttgaagcatagttttatttttattttattcttagaaattatttttttaaagatttttatttatttattcctgagagagagaggcagagacacacgcagagggagaagcaggctccacgctgtgagcccgacgtgggactcgattccgggtctccaggctcgcgccctgggctgaaggcaggcgctaaaccgttgagccactggggctgcccagaagcaTAGTTTTAAAAGTGTCAAGAGCTCGGGAAGGGCCAGAGAGATTTTATACTATTTGCACACTAACAATTTAGCTTGCCACAGTTTTGTGGAagatgcagaaataaatgacatagagcCATGACACTGGACAAAATCTCAGCAGTTTTACCCCGCTTGCCACCTGGTGATGAAACGATCAGAAGTCACCTGCACGCGAGTGTGTTGCAATACTGCACAGGAACCTTGAGCTTAGGGAACCTTAATCTATTCTACTAGACAATAAGCATGCCTTTCGGGGTTTTTCACTACACGTAGGTTGAGACAATAGCCCAGAGCATAGAGCAGTGAATGGCTTGCCTGTAAAGCATGAAGAACCAATAGAGACCATGGAGAATTACCTCCCAACAAAAATTCACTGGAATTTTAACTAACTAGGTTACAGAAAGTATTGAATCATATAAAATTCAGTCTCAGTAATTTGCCAATTTGTCTGATATCATTCGACTTCCAACACCCAGTTCAACTAACCCATGGATGCTTACAGCTAAGTCTAGCTAGAGCTAGttacttctctctctgactccactcctttgttttattttgttgtgaaGTTAAGGTAGCATTTGCATTTTGATCTGAAACAAGAGTTTAaattattctttggaaaaaattattacaaaatcagTGTAGAAAAAGAATGCACGGCAGTTGAAGCACCCATGGTCCTACCACCGTacacagacattttttaaaacaaaaatgggattATACTGTACACACTGTTTAGTGATTTACTTGTATAAGTTGTACTAAAGATCTTAGCTTTTATTGtctaaataaatattccattacCCGGCTATCACATATCTTATTTAACCAGTCCCCAGTTCTTGGATGTCTGTGCAGTTTCCAGTTTTCCTTATTGTAAAAAACACAggttatgtttatatatataaatgttacgtttatagatatataaaaacattGCAGAGATGGCAAATATATACTGCTCATGCTTTTGGAGAGAATAATTAATAACTGCTTTTGGAATTTTAAACTGGATTCAAAatagattcacttttttttttttagattcacatTCTTTAAACTTTTGTGCACATCCTTAAGttttggagacatttttattaaagtatagcactagggaggatccctgggtggcgcagcggtttggcgcttgcctttggcccagggcgcgatcctggagacccgggatcgaatcccacatcgggctcccggtgcatggagcctgcttctccttctgcctgtgtctctgcctctttctctctctctctctctctctgtgtgactatcataaataaaaaataaaaaaaaataaagtatagcaCTAATCTTTAAAAGTTTGTTGACAATAGAATGTAGTACTTATCTATTATTTaacaagtaaaaaggaaaaatggaaccTGGAAATCTTAACATAATCAGCCTAACACTTGTGACTTTATCCActggattaaaatatatattcattgtaaTCTTTGTTTAATCAAGATTTTGTTTCTCCCATTGCCAATAAGTGCCTTTCTAATGTAAGAGAAAACAGCGTaattagaaaacataaatttaaaaatatcttaaatacttttaattttaggaGTTAAGAAGTCTCCGTTTCTTTGCTCCAAACCGGAAGACTTTGTTTCCTGCATATAGAGTAGGAGTAATGTTGGTTAGAAACTGGCTGGTGTTTAAAGGTGAAGATTGTCTTGACTGTTTAACCTAAGCCCTATTCTGAAGTAAGAATAACTGTCTTGGAAATACTAAGTTGGgtaagttggttttttttttttttttggttttttttttggtaagtatttttaataaaggttTATGTTGAATGGTGataaaaaactactagaaaaagatctgaaatgttaaaaagtatattttcagaTAGAAATACTCAACAGCAGAACTATGTTAATTTCAGGTTTATGatctatcttattattttgaggtTAATAAATAGTTTAGGAATTTGGGCAACTTTTGGCTCATTAAGTATCAGCCTGAGACAGTTTTCAACCAGCgagttacatttaaatttttttttaaattttgtataaattCAGAATACTTGAAAAGCATGTGTAATTTAAAGTGTGCCTAGAGTGCAATACTAATGTGTTTGTCAACTATGCCTTATTGCTATTTGTTACATTGTTTTTAGGACAGTGAATTCTGCACTTAAATTTCTAGGAGCCAGTTAGAGAGAATAGCTGGATTAGATAGTTAGAGTACAAGGATCCAGAGTATCAGAGTATTATGTACTGTGTCTCTAAATTCACAAAACAAGAGATACCCTTCTAGGTTAATCTCCAGATAGTCTAAATTGAGAGACATAGAATACTAACTCTTGTATGAGTCAACAAGCTCTATTCTCCATTTCACCTCCTAGATATCTACTCACCTACTGGATaaaccaactgactgagccacccagatcccgcttcctagtatttattttaaactgattaatagggacgcctgggtggctcagtggttgaggatctgcctctggctcagggcatgatccctgggtcctgggatcgagtcccacatcagactgcCTAttaggagcctgcatctccctctgcctgtgcctctctctgtgtatctctcatgaataaatgaaatctattctaaatttaaaaatcttaagaaaacaaataaactgaTTAAtaagtgggacacctggctggctcatttggaggagcatgagactcttgatttcagagttgtgagtttgagccccatgttgggtgttgagattacaaaaaaataaataaacttaaaaaaaataaagtgattaataaactttaaatgttttatttcttagacACTAGAGTATGGTACTTTAAGCCTGAACTTTGGAGTCAAGTGTACCGGAGTCCAAACTCCAGCTTTTCCATTTAACTAATACTTAACCAACTTAACTCATACTTAAGCTTTGGCTTATGTATCTTTAAGATGATAGTAATACTTTCTACTTGATAGGGTTATGAAGTTAAGTGAGATGATGAAATTGTAAAGTTCTTAGTCTAGTGCCTGGTATATTATGATATCTTTAAAAGTGTTagttactctttaaaaaaatatttttttgttgtttacacACAGTAATTATAGCTTCTCTTGGGTTTCTTTATAACTGTGTTTTTTTACAGAtggataatttttattcataGCATCTGTTGAccagtttagtttttctttttctcaaggaAAACTAAGGTCATTTATAAGAGGGTCACTTATATTTAATGACCTTCATTATcatttaatgaaaacaaagaattaaGTGTCATATAAGCAATGTGACTTTTCACACATACCCAGATTATTTGGTACTCCAGACTGAActatcttagaaaataaaaataaatttgaaaattgttaACAAAAGTTACTTATAGTCTGGAAGGATGGAACTGGTGCCAAGTTTAAGTAATTTGTTTAGAATTTCAAATACACCATAAGCAACCATTTAGTTGTAACACTGGCATTAATGATTTCAAGCTAAATACCTTTTTAGGAAGATTATTCAAATTTTGTAAGATTTCATAGTGTTAAATTTGGTAGAATTTAGGTCAGTATACAgaggatttattttatattatacatagcCTGTTAGTTTATATGTggattattgtaaatattttaaactaataaatTTGTGAttgataatttaaagaaaataagaatgattaGCCAGGCTACTTTTTTCtgtcatgttttataatttttctaaattagacTGTAAGGGAATAATTATTTCACTACTCTCATTGGCTTAATCTGTAGTTTAATTCTGAGTGCTCAAAAAATCATCCTCACAGGAACACAGTAATACTGTGAATATCCTTTTGGATattctatttccatttatttaaaatactcaaatatgAACTTTGCTTCTTAGGAAAAAGTAATTAAATGGTGGTCTTAAATGCTTAATCGGTTTAACTTTTTTATATTAGGCCTTTATTTTAGCAGATTAACACTCAGcaatgtttgttaaataagtgTAATAGCTAGATATGTAAAACAGTATGTTTAGgaaacaatatttcttctttttcagggtAACCCAGATTTGCTTTTGGAACCATGAAAATTTTGCTCGTTTTTGACTTTGACAATACAATCATAGATGATAATAGTGACACCTGGATTATACAGTGTGCTCCAGAGAAAAAGCTTCCTATTGAACTACAAAATTCTTATAAGAAAGGATTTTGGACAGAATTTATGGGCAGAGTCTTTAAGTATTTGGGAGATAGAGGTGTAagagaagatgaaatgaaaagagCAGTGACATCAATGCCTTTCACTCTAGGGATGGTGGAACTTTTGAACTTTATAAGAAGGAACAAGGATAAATTTGACTGCATCATTATTTCAGATTCAAATTCAGTCTTCATAGATTGGGTTTTAGAAGCTACCAGTTTTCATGATGTGTTTGATAAAGTGTTTACAAATCCTGCAGCTTTTGATAGTAATGGTCATCTCACTGTGGAAAATTATCATGCTCATTCTTGCAACAGGTGCCCAAAAAACCTTTGCAAAAATGTAGTTTTGGTAGAATTTGTAGATAAGCAGTTACAACAGGGAATAGATTATACACGAATTGTTTATATAGGTGATGGTGGAAATGATGTCTGCCCAGTAACTTTTTTGAAGAAGAATGATGTTGCCATGCCACGGAAAGGTTATACTTTACAGAAAACTCTTTCCAGAATGTCTCAAAATCTTGAACCTATGGAATCTTCTGTTATAGTTTGGTCCTCAGGTgttgaaataatttcttatttacaATTTCTAATAAATGAGTAACATGCCAACAAGGAGTAATATGGTGTGTATCGGTTAAGGTTAGGTACAGCAACATAAAACTAAAACCCCAAATgccagtggattttttttaaaaagtgttttttttttccccctctcactTAAAAGAATTTCAGAGGTAAGTAACACAAGGCTGCTGTGGTGCTCTAGCAACCTCAGCACTTGGCTTCTATCTCACATTCCAAGATTGCTGCTCAAGCTCTTTCCCTTACATCAACACTAGCCAGCAAAGGAGAGGGCAGTAAGTAAGTGAGAAGTTTGCACCCTCACTTAATTTTCTTTGGCCAAGGCTTAGTCATGGTCACCCCATCTAATGGTGAGGAAGGATGAAAAATACAGCTTTTATTCCAGATGATCAGATGCCTGGGgaaaaattgaggggaaaaagaGTACTGGATTGAGGTGGGTGCAATTAGTGCCTCTGCCAAATGTGGTTGATAGattgtatttttgaatttattcCCAGAGAGAGTAGTCCTATATTATACTTTCTTAGATGCTTATTTCAAAAGCGTATCTAGTAGTTacagatcttaaaaacaaacctgATACTTTATTcacataagaataaaaaattcccaaatatatataatctcctattttcaaataggtattttttttaaagatttatttatatttatttgagagagggcatgaacaggggaaggacagagaaagaatcctTGAGCAGATTACCCACTTAGTGCCAatcaggaccctgacatcatgatctgagccaaaaccaagagtcagtcactcaaccaactgagccacccaggcaccccctaagtCAGGATTTTATAGATAGGGATGAAGTATCTATCTCTGAAGTTTTTGCGaatttcagattttcctttttgaaatgagGTAACAgcattcttcaaatattttaaatttatgtcagCATCACAGACTATAATCCCAGTATCCTAGTTTAGTCAGTATGTTATTTCTGTTTagcaacatagggcttgaactcacaactctaagattGAGAGCTGATCTCAGcgatcaagagtcagagcttaACTGAGCCAAACAGGAGccccattttgttgttgtttttctttttattcaattgAAGTTTAGTTGATACTGGGttacattagttttgggtgtacaacatagtgattggacaagtttATATGTTACGTGTTTATACAtcatgctgtgttcaccacaagtgtaacccatctgtcaccatgcaaggCTGTTACAGTACTGTTGACTATGTTCCCTATGTTGTACCTCTCATCCTGTGACTTAACTCATTCCattactggaagcctgtatctcccactcctcttcacccgtttccctttccctccaccctccatcCCTCTGGCAACCATGGGTTTATTCTCTATATGGgtgtctttctgctttctttgttttatttttcagactacacatataagtgaaatcatatgttatatgtctttccctgacttatttcacttagcttaatgtcctctagatccacccatgttgttgcgcATGGCAAActcccattctttttttgtggctgagtaatattccagtgtgtgtgtgtacacatcatatcttctttatccattcatccatgatagacacttaggttgcttctgtcttctggctattataaataatactgcaataaacactgggatgcatatatctttttgaattagtgtttctgttttcttttggtaaataccccatagtggaattactagatcatatagtatttgtattttttttaattgaatctccatactgttttccatggtggctgtgccaatttacattcccaccaccagtacatgagggttcctttttcctcatattcttgccaacacttattatttatctttttgttactagccattctgacaggtgtaaggtagtatctcattgtgcttttgatttgcatttccctgataattagtggtgttcagcatcttttcatgtgtctctaagccatctatatatcttttttggaaaaatgttgatTCAGAtcctctgcacatttttttttttttttgcccattttttaaattagatcttTCCTTTGGTGTTGACTTGTAAAAGTTCCTTATATAtgttggatattaaccccttattggatatatcatttgtaaatatcttttcccatttatagtagtttgactttttgttttgttgatggttctctttgctgtgcaaaaactttttaaaattttgatgtagtcctaatagtttttgtttttgtctcctttGCCTAAGGAGATATATCAGGAAAAATGTttctaagaccaatgtcaaagagattactgcccatgttttcttctagggctTTTATgggttcaagtctcacatttaggtctttaatccatttgaatttatttttgtgtatggtgtaagagtcTGGTTTTATTCTATTGcacatagctgtccagttttcccagcaccattttaaaaattatttttagctatgagccattttattttttgcttttttcttccttcttccttccttccttctttctttctttctttccttctttctttctttctttcgagagagagagagaaggagtggggaggggcagagggagagggagtcccaagcagcctccacaccTGGAGTGGTTCTCAGTGTGGAACTGAATCtcatgatcatgatctgagccaaaatcaagagtcagacacttaactgactcagccacccaggcaccccttcctagcaccatttattaaagagactctTTCTCATTGTATGTTTGCCTCTTTTATTGTAGGTTAATTGGGCACATAAACGTAGGTTTATTTCTGCACTctgttatgttccattgatctgtgtgtctatttttgtgccagtaccatactgttttgattattatagctttatagtatatcctgaaatctgggattgtgatacttttacctttgttctttctcaagattagcAATGCAGACTTGAGTGATACAATATATAACAGTAGGAATACTCAACATTTACAAGACTATTTCATATGAGGATATTGTAAAACATGTTTCATACATAAAACATCAACTGCTctgaaaattttataattctatgCTAATTTCTAGGCTCTCATTTTTTAGGCATGAATTTCCATTATGTAttgatagaattttcttttcattacagAAAGCACTAAAAACAGATTTTCCATATAATTTAGTGGGAAAAATTGGTACCATCTATTTTTTTAGgctaaaaaagtaaatctttgtttaaatctttgtttcactgtaattaataaattagatgacattgaaagacatttatttttaggtattgaGTAAGGGAATGAAATGAGATTATCTGGGCTATTTAGAGCTCCCAGGTGCTTGGCAGAAGAAGTAGGTCTAATTTTCCTCAAGAGGAAATTAATATCCTGAGTGTGGAGGACAGACTCTAAGGTGGCCCCCATCATGATCCCTATATTCTGGTATtctgtgtgtgtagggggtgacCTATGATTTGCTTCTAATCAATGGAATaccacaaagatcaatggaatacCACAAAGATGATGGGATGTATGTGATAAGGTGACATGATTACATTACATCAGATTGTAATGCTCATCTTGTTAAGgaattctctccttttatttcttaaagatttatttatttatttgagagacagagcatgtgcacaagagggggaaggaacagagagaatcGCAAACACTACATattgagcctggagcccaacgtgggactcaatctcatgaccctgagatcctgatctgagccaaagccaagagtctaaggtttaactaactgagccacttgggtaccactattttttaattattattttttaattctctcactCTTGACTTAAAGAAGCAAGCTGCTGTGTTGTGAACAGGACTTCAGAGAGGGCCACATGGCAAGCAGTTGAGAGTGGCCTCTGGCTAACAGCAAAAAGTAGGCCCATAGTTCAATAGTCCTTACGGAACTGCATGCTACAACTATGTGATCTTGAAAGTGGATCCCTTCCTACTGGAACCTCAGCTGAGATTATAGCTCTGGATGACACCTTGATTGGCTTTgtgagatcctggaacagaagacCAGTGGAGCTGTGTTTGGACTCATGACCCACAGAgcctatgagataataaatgtttgttgttttgaggtgctaaatttgtggtgattCTGTTATACAGCCATAGAAAATTAATGCAGTAAGCCTcaaatctataaataattttgCAAGTACCTTGTAGGGCATACAATAAAAAGTAGCCACACCAAAAGACATGAATGATAACCAGCAGAAGCTTCCGTTTAAATAGATCTGCAGGATCACTAGATATTATTTTCATACATACACTAAACTTTTGAGAATTTTGACAGAACTGAAAATTACATAAACAATATGGAAATACTAGAGCTGAAAATTAACATGACCGAAATTAGAATCTTGGTGAATGGATTTGACAGCAGAACAGGCACAGCTGAAGAGAGAGTTAGTGAATGAGCACAAGTTAGAAGAAAACATCTGGAATGATGTGgagaaagacaaaactatgaaaatacagaagagaagttaagaaacatGGAAGATAAAGTCTAACAGGAAATTGgtgtcccagaagaagaggagaaagaacatgaaacaTACAGTGTTCTAAAAGATAATGATGGAGAACTTTACAAAATTGATAAACAGCATCGAAACAAATTCAAGAGTCTTTACGAACCCCAAACAggatagataaaaagaaaaaccacttgAAATCACACCACTGTAGAACTACTGATTACCAAAGACAGAAAAAGCGTAAaataatcagaggaaaaaaaagacattgaaagGAGCAACAATTATGCTAAAAGCtggcattatttctttcttaaatgtttgatacaATTCAACAGTGAAACCATCCAggcctggaattttctttgttgGCAAGTCTTTAACTACTTACCCAATTTCTTTCATAGATGCGCAACTATTCAGGTTGTgtcatttttcttgagtaaattttttttaaagattttatttattcatgagacacaggcagagggagaagcaggctccatgcagggagcccaaggtctccaggatctccagcccaagcccgggtctccaggatcacgccctggattgaaggcggcgctaaaccactaagccacccaggatccctttCTTGAGTAAATTTGGTCATCTGTTGACTATATCTATTGCTGCATAGCAAATTATGTCAGAATTTAATAGCTTAAAAGTAAgcattatctcacagtttctgtgggtcaggaattcaggagcaCTTAACTGGGTTGTTCAGGATCTTTAATGGGTCAAGATGTCAGCTAGAGTTGTAGTCATGAAAGTTCCACTATGGCTGGAGGACCTGCCTTCAAGGTGGCTTGCTCACATGGCTTTTGGCAGGAGGCTGCAGTCCTCACTGGTTGTTATCAGGAAGTCTCAATTTATTGCTTGTTGTTGGCAAAAGGCCTCAATTTCCAACCACTTGGACCTTTCCAAAGAACTGCTTGAGTGTCCCAAAGACTTGGTTTTCTGCCAAGTGAGTGATCCAAGAGAGAGGGCAGAAAGGAAACCACTATGCCTTTGTGACCTAGTCTCAGAAG includes the following:
- the PHOSPHO2 gene encoding pyridoxal phosphate phosphatase PHOSPHO2; the encoded protein is MKILLVFDFDNTIIDDNSDTWIIQCAPEKKLPIELQNSYKKGFWTEFMGRVFKYLGDRGVREDEMKRAVTSMPFTLGMVELLNFIRRNKDKFDCIIISDSNSVFIDWVLEATSFHDVFDKVFTNPAAFDSNGHLTVENYHAHSCNRCPKNLCKNVVLVEFVDKQLQQGIDYTRIVYIGDGGNDVCPVTFLKKNDVAMPRKGYTLQKTLSRMSQNLEPMESSVIVWSSGVEIISYLQFLINE